The proteins below come from a single Desulfovibrio inopinatus DSM 10711 genomic window:
- a CDS encoding RNA-binding domain-containing protein, producing MEPSELLEIIGRNEDSKNQFKANVTNVTSLAQEIVAFSNSGGGYILIGVSDDGTYSGLERHDIGRLNQLLSNASSQLVRPAVNPKSQNIQMPDGLVMVVSIPDGISKPYMDKDGVIWVKCGSDKRKATSREEIQRLYQSACLIHGDEIPVPGLTIADFDVDYFSNFYERNFGETIENSDVPLANLLENMNLLKEGSLNVSGALLFAKNPSFKLPSFIVKAISFPGEDIHEDTYIDSQDITGKLSDVFHKSMSFVLGNIKHIQGVGDVNAPGEFEIPRLALEELIANALIHRDYFISSPVRIFIFSNKIEIISPGTLPNNLNVENIKRGNSNIRNPILASYATRLLPYRGLGSGIVRALKAYPHIAFEDDRDANKFTVIIHRVTNS from the coding sequence ATGGAACCCTCAGAGCTTTTAGAGATAATTGGACGGAACGAGGACAGCAAAAATCAATTTAAGGCCAACGTCACCAATGTAACGTCCTTGGCTCAAGAAATTGTAGCGTTTAGCAACTCTGGTGGGGGATACATTCTTATCGGAGTGAGCGACGATGGCACATATTCGGGATTAGAACGTCACGATATTGGAAGGCTGAACCAACTCCTCTCTAACGCCTCTTCACAACTGGTGCGCCCAGCTGTAAACCCCAAAAGTCAAAATATACAAATGCCTGATGGCCTTGTGATGGTTGTTTCTATACCTGATGGAATCAGTAAGCCATACATGGACAAAGATGGCGTTATTTGGGTTAAATGTGGCTCTGATAAACGAAAGGCAACGTCTCGGGAGGAGATTCAACGACTCTACCAATCTGCGTGTTTGATTCATGGAGATGAAATCCCTGTTCCTGGCCTAACCATTGCGGATTTTGACGTTGATTATTTTTCGAATTTCTATGAGCGGAATTTCGGAGAGACTATCGAGAACTCTGACGTCCCACTCGCAAATCTACTTGAGAATATGAACCTCTTGAAAGAAGGTTCTCTCAATGTGAGCGGAGCGTTACTTTTCGCCAAAAATCCAAGCTTCAAACTGCCTTCGTTTATAGTTAAAGCCATCTCATTCCCAGGTGAGGATATTCACGAAGATACCTACATTGATAGCCAAGACATTACAGGTAAACTTTCTGATGTATTTCACAAGTCTATGAGTTTTGTACTTGGTAATATAAAACATATCCAAGGTGTCGGAGATGTAAACGCACCAGGGGAATTTGAAATCCCGAGACTTGCTCTTGAAGAGTTAATTGCAAATGCTCTTATACATCGAGACTATTTTATTTCTAGCCCTGTAAGAATATTTATTTTTTCAAATAAAATAGAGATAATAAGTCCTGGAACTCTCCCCAACAATTTAAACGTAGAGAACATTAAACGAGGAAACTCAAATATTCGAAATCCAATTTTGGCTTCATATGCAACAAGGCTTCTTCCCTATAGAGGTCTTGGAAGCGGTATAGTCAGAGCTCTTAAGGCATATCCTCATATTGCTTTTGAAGATGACCGCGATGCAAACAAATTTACCGTCATCATTCATCGCGTAACAAATTCATGA
- a CDS encoding TrlF family AAA-like ATPase: protein MASSRVNIFQNGSRWLRADFHLHTNADKEFSYADAHDYYNSNYIDGLENSGINVGIISNHNKFAIDEFKSLRKTASKKEIYLLPGVELSVNDGSNGIHIVIVFSDEWLDRGQDYINQFLNVAFAGKAPNQYENENGRCTLSIVDTIKKLEAYDRDFFLICAHVENKSGLWNELDGGRLEELGKEEGFRKRVLGFQKVRTHDKNDTKCRVKVQQWLRDAYPAEVEGSDCKSINQIGQGRSCYLKIGDFTFEAIKFALIDNENRVANEPVESKHSHIQSISFDGGVLDGKSIYFSSELNALIGIRGSGKSSIIETIRYALDIPFGEKALDIDYKKQLVDHALGSGGRISVNAVDSRGQSYEIRRINKEIPDVYIDGKLQPGISIRETVLNKPIYFGQKDLSSTGEGFEKDLVEKLVGEKLIGIRTQIETQKQKVIESIHKISRLANTEEKKRDWTQKKLDAEFKLKFYKEYGVEEKLQKQVDFDTDDRKCSSIIKFVDEFLKSLKGFIDQYQDDFANQKVYTSKQNTHFFDELFIIYDKIQASFNKVQNLYSTSKEASQLLEKKCGEFQLLKEGQKEEFAKIERKLSEQLQKAGVQAIQPDEFRQLRKTVEQAEQMLNALDKEDKTRTEVQRTLENDLAELNDLWRNEYKIIQSELDKVNNAHDSLEIKAGFKDDKIAFVAFMKAVFRGSRIRETTFVDLAEAYSDFGSIYKDFTNAVKTVGALSQTFTEYFYGNLTALLVWQVPNKFIIEYRGKELKHHSLGQRASALILFVLSQQENDVFIIDQPEDDLDSQTIYEDVIKLVRKLKPNTQFIFATHNANFPVLGDAEQIVACSYSDDKVSFLSGSIDNPTLQKEVVDIMEGGEEAFKQRRRRYEIWNPQSF from the coding sequence ATGGCGAGTTCACGCGTAAATATTTTTCAAAACGGTAGCCGATGGTTAAGAGCAGATTTTCATCTGCATACAAATGCTGATAAAGAATTCAGCTATGCTGACGCCCATGACTACTACAACTCCAACTATATTGATGGCCTCGAGAACTCTGGGATTAACGTTGGCATTATTTCAAACCACAACAAATTCGCTATTGATGAATTTAAATCTCTACGGAAAACGGCATCAAAGAAAGAGATATACCTTCTTCCTGGTGTTGAACTCTCGGTCAATGATGGAAGCAATGGTATTCATATTGTTATTGTTTTTAGCGATGAATGGCTTGACCGGGGACAGGATTACATAAATCAATTTCTTAATGTTGCATTCGCAGGCAAAGCTCCGAATCAATATGAAAATGAGAATGGTCGTTGTACCCTTAGTATTGTCGACACGATTAAAAAACTTGAAGCATATGATAGAGACTTTTTTTTAATATGTGCCCATGTTGAAAATAAAAGTGGCCTCTGGAACGAACTTGATGGTGGACGTTTGGAGGAATTGGGTAAAGAAGAAGGCTTTCGTAAAAGAGTTCTAGGCTTTCAAAAAGTAAGAACCCACGACAAAAATGATACGAAATGCCGCGTCAAGGTTCAGCAGTGGCTTCGTGACGCATACCCAGCTGAAGTTGAAGGCTCCGATTGCAAGTCAATTAACCAAATTGGACAAGGTCGATCTTGCTATTTAAAAATTGGTGATTTTACATTCGAGGCAATTAAATTCGCCTTGATAGATAATGAAAACAGAGTAGCGAATGAGCCTGTAGAGTCAAAGCACTCACACATTCAAAGCATTTCATTTGATGGTGGGGTACTTGACGGGAAGAGTATTTACTTTTCATCCGAATTGAATGCTCTTATTGGAATTCGCGGCAGTGGCAAATCTTCTATTATCGAGACAATTCGGTATGCCTTGGATATTCCCTTTGGTGAAAAGGCTCTCGATATAGACTACAAGAAGCAACTAGTAGACCACGCATTAGGCAGTGGTGGCAGAATCTCTGTAAATGCTGTCGACTCTCGCGGTCAATCTTACGAAATAAGAAGGATAAACAAAGAAATTCCTGATGTTTATATTGACGGGAAGTTGCAACCTGGCATTTCAATTCGAGAAACGGTTTTAAATAAGCCTATATATTTTGGACAAAAAGATCTTTCCTCTACAGGGGAGGGTTTTGAAAAAGATCTTGTGGAAAAACTGGTCGGAGAAAAGCTGATCGGAATCCGTACCCAAATAGAGACACAAAAGCAGAAAGTCATTGAGTCTATACATAAGATATCTAGGCTAGCGAACACAGAAGAGAAGAAGCGGGATTGGACACAAAAGAAGCTGGACGCTGAGTTTAAATTAAAATTTTACAAGGAATATGGTGTTGAAGAAAAATTACAAAAACAGGTTGATTTTGACACCGATGACAGAAAATGCTCAAGTATAATTAAATTCGTGGATGAATTCCTAAAATCATTAAAAGGATTTATCGATCAATATCAGGATGATTTTGCAAATCAAAAAGTATATACATCGAAGCAAAACACTCATTTCTTTGATGAATTATTCATCATATATGACAAAATACAGGCCTCCTTCAATAAAGTACAAAACTTATATAGCACGTCAAAAGAAGCATCCCAGCTTTTGGAAAAGAAATGTGGTGAATTTCAACTGTTGAAAGAAGGACAGAAGGAAGAATTTGCGAAAATTGAAAGAAAGCTATCTGAACAACTGCAGAAGGCTGGAGTTCAAGCAATTCAGCCTGACGAGTTCAGACAACTGAGAAAGACAGTCGAACAAGCTGAACAAATGCTGAACGCTTTGGACAAGGAAGACAAGACGAGAACAGAGGTACAGCGGACATTAGAAAATGACCTAGCCGAATTGAATGACCTTTGGAGAAATGAGTACAAAATAATTCAATCTGAACTCGATAAAGTAAACAACGCACATGATTCTCTAGAAATTAAAGCTGGTTTTAAGGATGACAAGATTGCTTTTGTCGCCTTTATGAAAGCCGTATTCCGTGGAAGCCGTATTCGAGAAACCACCTTTGTGGACTTAGCAGAAGCGTATTCAGACTTTGGTTCTATATATAAAGATTTTACGAATGCTGTCAAAACTGTTGGGGCTTTATCTCAAACGTTCACGGAGTATTTCTACGGCAACTTGACTGCTCTTCTCGTGTGGCAGGTGCCGAATAAATTTATTATTGAATATCGTGGTAAAGAACTCAAGCATCATTCATTAGGCCAAAGAGCATCCGCTCTCATTTTGTTTGTCCTTAGCCAACAAGAAAATGATGTATTTATAATTGACCAACCTGAGGATGACCTGGACAGCCAAACCATATACGAGGATGTCATTAAATTGGTGAGAAAGCTCAAACCCAATACACAATTTATTTTTGCCACACATAATGCAAACTTTCCTGTTTTAGGTGATGCAGAGCAGATTGTCGCATGCAGCTATTCTGACGATAAAGTATCTTTCCTTAGCGGAAGTATTGACAACCCTACTCTCCAAAAGGAAGTTGTTGATATCATGGAGGGTGGCGAAGAAGCATTCAAGCAGCGCAGAAGGAGATATGAAATATGGAACCCTCAGAGCTTTTAG